From the genome of Ornithobacterium rhinotracheale, one region includes:
- a CDS encoding RagB/SusD family nutrient uptake outer membrane protein: MKNITKLIIGASMLSAVACTDSWLDVEPTKSIPAKIAFSTPETLNASVVGIYRGFMGQKTGGAYNVVFNDIRGEDVVLKSRNNYNKFVSVYNYGYIPSLSLGNNIYFSFYEIIEGCNSIIAADERGEITLLPAVKDPLVAEARAMRAYSYFQLVRMFAEPYSKNGGESPGLALKVTPEVDDLVPRTKVKDAYNLILSDLNYALAHLPAPTRKDRVNRTFVQGLLARVFLELGETQKAIEYAQAALAQMPALSPEIYEIGASQDNPSVIFAIYNTEEVYLGFGAYASYIDYGYKDAGGYGVVGADIDFVNNNYSADDRRNAWFVNRWVYENQLEVDGGKTTWTAYKAKLSDKAFYDEQVSRRNIPAGLWDDATGRIPENSLRDLERIMYDNAFFNIISMYGKFPRFSAQRAVGNQPTPNVGYPNLANVPVMRTPELHLIIAEAAALKGDNALAKQELLAVQQNANAQPYSTGNLLDAIRLERRKELIGEGFRTFDIIRQGKVIERPNYWGPKQYATIDPTDPKSKIIFPIPQKEIDNNPLFTEQDQNAAYK; encoded by the coding sequence ATGAAAAATATAACTAAACTAATCATAGGAGCTTCGATGCTAAGCGCTGTCGCGTGTACAGACTCTTGGCTAGATGTGGAGCCCACCAAATCAATCCCCGCAAAAATAGCATTCTCTACACCAGAAACATTGAACGCCTCTGTGGTAGGTATTTATAGAGGATTTATGGGGCAAAAAACAGGAGGCGCATACAATGTAGTGTTCAACGATATCCGTGGCGAAGATGTTGTGCTAAAAAGCAGAAACAATTACAACAAGTTTGTCAGTGTCTACAATTACGGATACATTCCCTCCCTTTCGCTCGGCAATAATATATACTTTTCATTCTATGAAATCATCGAGGGCTGCAACTCTATCATCGCCGCAGATGAGAGAGGCGAAATCACCCTCTTGCCCGCAGTGAAAGACCCCCTCGTAGCCGAGGCAAGAGCAATGAGAGCATACAGCTACTTCCAGCTAGTAAGAATGTTTGCCGAGCCTTATTCTAAAAACGGCGGCGAAAGCCCAGGGCTTGCCCTAAAAGTAACCCCAGAGGTAGACGACCTCGTGCCTAGAACCAAGGTAAAAGATGCCTATAATTTAATCCTTTCAGATTTAAATTATGCCCTTGCGCATCTTCCAGCGCCCACCAGAAAAGACCGCGTGAACCGAACCTTCGTTCAAGGGCTATTAGCAAGAGTATTCCTAGAACTTGGCGAAACCCAAAAAGCCATAGAATACGCACAAGCTGCACTAGCTCAAATGCCTGCCCTAAGCCCAGAAATTTATGAAATAGGCGCATCGCAAGACAATCCCTCTGTTATATTCGCCATTTATAATACAGAGGAAGTATACCTAGGCTTTGGCGCTTATGCATCATACATCGATTACGGCTATAAAGACGCAGGAGGCTACGGCGTAGTAGGCGCAGACATTGATTTTGTAAACAATAACTACTCCGCCGATGATAGAAGAAACGCTTGGTTCGTTAATAGATGGGTGTATGAAAACCAGCTCGAAGTAGACGGAGGAAAAACCACTTGGACCGCCTACAAAGCCAAACTAAGCGATAAAGCTTTCTACGATGAGCAAGTAAGCAGAAGAAATATCCCAGCCGGATTATGGGACGATGCCACAGGCCGAATCCCTGAAAATAGCCTCCGCGACTTGGAGCGAATTATGTATGATAACGCTTTCTTCAACATCATTTCTATGTACGGAAAATTTCCGCGCTTTTCCGCGCAGAGAGCCGTGGGCAATCAGCCCACCCCAAATGTAGGATACCCCAACCTTGCAAATGTCCCTGTGATGAGAACCCCAGAGCTTCACTTAATCATTGCAGAAGCAGCCGCACTAAAAGGGGATAACGCCCTTGCGAAGCAAGAGCTATTAGCCGTGCAGCAAAACGCCAACGCACAGCCATACAGCACTGGAAACCTCCTTGATGCAATCCGCCTAGAACGAAGAAAAGAGTTAATCGGCGAAGGATTCCGCACCTTTGACATCATCAGACAAGGAAAAGTGATTGAACGACCAAACTACTGGGGGCCTAAGCAATACGCTACCATCGACCCAACAGACCCTAAGTCTAAAATCATATTCCCAATCCCTCAAAAAGAGATTGACAACAACCCGCTCTTTACCGAGCAGGACCAAAATGCAGCTTACAAGTAA
- a CDS encoding TonB-dependent receptor: MRSKSLWTIAFSMFLSVNALAQEKVVTGKVVDASGFPLADAYVYVEGTDQGVYTDENGNYSIPANSGDKIVVEFIGFDTKTLPVGSKSSINVQLNKGGAVNLKELVAVGYGVSTQEALTGSATLVKKEQLEKSPAVNLEKALQSATPGLQVINATGSAGSGATIRLRGIGSLTASAAPLWVVDGVVGAPRPNMEDVKNITILKDAASASIYGSRAANGVIIVTTKNGKQGRTDFTVQAKYGVSTRTNNKFKLMNSADFYQTSWRGLYAEALAYGLPHDRASAYASGRVEQYAGRNPFNLANPFDENGNILPDAQLMINEDWLNLAYRAGATRQYDVSANGGNENTKFYLSLGYYNQDGIVKPDDYTRYSVQLNVSNQVSDKIKIGLRTTLRRSESHGVGDLPSPSSTGYAAYTMPSNVSLYELDDNFNIVRDQYGRPLYNWDNEIMQDYNPYGLAALNSNYGKVTSAFSSVNFNYKILENLIFDTNFSGDYSNDRSGFFESRLHGDARGEGGRSQKEATESFRYLGSTTLTYDKNLGENHHLNAMVGHEFESYRAESLSAQAKGYEFDFSSELSVGTAPKNVNSSVAQNKMIGIFSRVNYDYGNKYYTSFSIRRDGSAKFAPSNRWGNFWSASAAWRLNKENFLRDVRWIDNLKLKGSYGTSGNANIDSYLFMPLYGLGGDYNGQAGLIHTQLSNPSLRWEKNAMTNVGIEFGLFGFLDGTVEWFTRASKDLLMDKPLSYSTGWASRTENVGAIKNTGIEIQLSSKNIRTENFSWETRFNITHYKNEITQLSQDRIVRSANSKIWRVGENAYTWYLKDYAGVNKETGAAQWYRDVVGADGSISKELTEDYGLATYYELGSSLPKVYGGLDNNFNYKGINLSIQLYYTFGGKIYNRLEELTMNDGSTYGWQLNEKMKNAWRPDNKDSDIPQFVHNNPTKANQRSSRFLKDGSYVRIKNVELSYDIPKDYLKRAGIQSAKAFINADNVYTFTKYDGLDPEQGVNGFNAFSSIPNIRTITFGVRVGL; encoded by the coding sequence ATGAGGAGTAAAAGTTTATGGACAATTGCTTTTTCTATGTTCCTTAGCGTGAATGCCTTGGCGCAGGAAAAAGTAGTTACAGGAAAAGTGGTAGATGCCAGCGGATTTCCCTTGGCAGATGCCTATGTGTATGTAGAAGGTACCGACCAAGGAGTGTATACCGATGAGAATGGAAACTATTCAATCCCAGCTAATAGTGGGGATAAAATTGTAGTGGAATTCATTGGATTTGATACAAAGACCTTGCCCGTAGGCTCCAAATCTAGCATCAATGTGCAGCTGAATAAAGGCGGTGCAGTAAATCTTAAAGAGCTAGTAGCTGTGGGGTATGGTGTCTCTACCCAAGAGGCATTGACGGGTTCTGCCACTTTGGTGAAGAAAGAGCAGTTAGAAAAGTCCCCAGCCGTGAATCTAGAAAAAGCATTGCAATCAGCTACACCAGGGCTTCAGGTGATTAATGCTACAGGTTCTGCAGGTTCAGGGGCTACAATTCGTTTGCGTGGGATAGGTTCGCTTACAGCAAGTGCCGCGCCACTTTGGGTGGTAGATGGTGTTGTGGGAGCGCCTAGACCTAATATGGAAGATGTGAAAAATATTACAATCCTTAAAGATGCAGCTTCGGCCTCCATCTATGGTTCGCGTGCGGCTAATGGGGTAATCATCGTAACTACTAAGAACGGAAAGCAAGGGCGCACAGATTTCACCGTTCAGGCTAAATACGGTGTCTCCACTAGAACAAATAATAAATTTAAGCTGATGAATTCAGCCGATTTTTATCAAACCTCGTGGCGAGGCTTGTACGCAGAAGCCTTAGCTTATGGGCTTCCGCACGATAGAGCCTCTGCCTATGCAAGCGGAAGAGTGGAGCAATATGCTGGGCGAAACCCCTTTAATCTCGCTAATCCATTTGATGAAAATGGAAACATATTGCCAGATGCTCAATTAATGATTAATGAAGATTGGCTTAACTTAGCTTACAGAGCTGGCGCTACAAGACAATACGATGTGAGCGCTAACGGAGGGAATGAAAATACAAAATTCTACCTCTCCCTAGGCTATTATAATCAAGATGGTATCGTGAAGCCAGATGACTACACCCGCTACTCTGTGCAGTTGAATGTGAGCAATCAGGTGAGTGATAAAATTAAAATAGGGCTAAGAACAACCCTCAGAAGGTCAGAGAGCCACGGCGTAGGTGATTTGCCAAGCCCAAGCTCTACGGGCTATGCAGCTTATACAATGCCAAGCAATGTCTCGCTCTATGAATTAGATGATAATTTCAATATCGTGAGAGACCAATACGGTAGGCCACTCTATAACTGGGACAATGAGATTATGCAAGATTATAACCCTTACGGCTTAGCCGCACTCAATAGTAATTATGGTAAAGTTACCTCCGCATTCAGTAGCGTGAATTTTAATTACAAAATTTTAGAAAACTTAATCTTTGATACCAATTTCAGTGGAGATTATTCCAACGATAGAAGCGGTTTTTTTGAATCAAGATTGCACGGCGATGCCAGAGGCGAGGGCGGTAGAAGCCAAAAAGAAGCCACAGAATCATTCAGATATTTAGGCTCTACAACTTTGACCTATGATAAAAATTTAGGCGAAAATCATCACCTCAATGCTATGGTGGGGCACGAGTTTGAAAGTTATAGAGCAGAATCCCTTAGTGCGCAAGCCAAGGGCTACGAGTTTGATTTCTCCTCAGAGCTATCAGTAGGTACGGCGCCAAAAAATGTGAACTCATCCGTGGCACAGAACAAAATGATAGGTATATTCTCCCGTGTAAACTATGATTATGGGAATAAATATTACACCTCATTCTCCATAAGACGCGACGGCTCCGCAAAATTCGCCCCATCAAATCGCTGGGGAAACTTCTGGTCGGCCTCAGCCGCTTGGCGATTAAACAAAGAAAACTTCTTGCGAGATGTGCGCTGGATTGATAATTTAAAACTAAAAGGAAGCTACGGTACGAGTGGAAATGCTAATATTGATTCATACCTATTTATGCCACTATATGGCTTAGGTGGCGACTATAACGGGCAGGCAGGTTTGATACACACTCAATTATCTAACCCTAGCCTGAGATGGGAGAAAAACGCAATGACTAATGTGGGTATAGAGTTCGGATTATTCGGCTTCCTAGATGGTACAGTAGAGTGGTTTACCAGAGCCTCAAAAGATTTGTTGATGGATAAGCCACTATCATACTCCACAGGTTGGGCTTCGCGCACAGAGAATGTGGGAGCTATCAAAAACACAGGTATCGAAATCCAATTAAGTTCTAAGAACATTAGAACTGAAAACTTCTCTTGGGAGACTAGATTTAATATAACTCACTACAAAAACGAAATCACTCAGCTCTCACAAGATAGAATCGTGCGAAGTGCCAATTCCAAAATCTGGAGAGTGGGCGAAAATGCTTACACTTGGTATCTAAAAGATTATGCCGGTGTAAATAAAGAAACAGGTGCCGCTCAGTGGTATAGAGATGTGGTGGGCGCAGATGGCTCAATCTCTAAGGAATTAACGGAAGACTACGGCCTAGCCACTTACTATGAATTAGGCTCTTCCTTGCCAAAAGTATACGGAGGATTGGATAATAACTTTAATTACAAAGGCATCAATCTATCCATTCAGCTATATTACACCTTTGGAGGCAAAATCTATAACAGATTAGAGGAGCTCACAATGAACGACGGATCAACTTATGGTTGGCAGCTAAATGAAAAGATGAAAAATGCGTGGAGACCTGATAACAAAGATTCCGACATTCCGCAATTCGTGCATAATAACCCAACCAAAGCCAATCAAAGGTCTTCAAGATTCTTAAAAGATGGCTCTTATGTAAGAATTAAAAATGTGGAATTATCTTATGACATTCCAAAAGATTACCTAAAAAGAGCTGGAATTCAATCAGCCAAAGCATTCATCAATGCAGACAATGTTTACACATTCACCAAATACGATGGGCTAGACCCCGAGCAGGGTGTTAATGGATTTAATGCTTTCTCTTCAATTCCAAACATTAGAACAATCACCTTTGGTGTTAGAGTAGGTCTTTAA
- a CDS encoding DUF4302 domain-containing protein, whose protein sequence is MKIYKFTQIASLAAVALLSGCGGLETEDLFDKPSSIRLEENRNEIQSALEANEEGWVLQYFPHPDRIYGGVNYFLTFKDGKVTAALEGDAQNETSAYQVLTRSGSVLSFSQYNSLLHQYASPSESKPEGDKGDFEFLVLRQNQDTIFLKGLRTGNYLNLIKLKKESPSLKSRIEVILNKLREVDFPSAGKIGESPIVASSSSPKNLTLTYEQGKSPISFSYIYTAEGIQFYEPILVDGKEYSHLILDESSNTLKSEDGHIVIKLKVAPINFKTQGWVLDLSEESNRSNAFVGAIDADGLIHKIIFGDKYALQKYYVLGKLGQNVGFHTFAEDIQGPFAVNGLNFSADDNDPNLIHIGKGDAINFDTYLRYVNSVLNKITNNSPYIVEQNDPAKPGMVKLTSQKDPSVWFYISSL, encoded by the coding sequence ATGAAAATATATAAATTCACGCAAATAGCATCGCTCGCCGCCGTGGCACTCCTTTCAGGGTGCGGGGGGCTTGAGACAGAGGACTTATTTGACAAGCCTTCCTCGATACGATTAGAGGAAAATCGCAACGAAATTCAATCTGCATTAGAAGCCAATGAAGAAGGCTGGGTGTTGCAATATTTCCCTCACCCAGATAGAATTTATGGTGGAGTGAATTATTTCCTCACTTTTAAGGACGGAAAGGTTACCGCAGCCCTAGAAGGTGATGCGCAAAACGAGACTTCTGCTTATCAAGTCTTGACCCGAAGCGGAAGTGTATTAAGTTTTAGCCAATACAATTCCCTGCTTCACCAATACGCGAGCCCCTCAGAAAGTAAGCCTGAGGGAGATAAAGGAGATTTTGAGTTCCTCGTGCTTAGACAAAACCAAGACACTATTTTCTTAAAAGGACTGAGAACAGGCAACTACCTTAATTTAATTAAACTTAAAAAGGAAAGCCCAAGCCTAAAAAGCAGAATCGAAGTAATACTTAATAAGCTGAGAGAGGTGGATTTCCCTTCCGCTGGAAAAATCGGTGAGAGCCCTATCGTGGCCTCTTCCAGTAGCCCAAAAAACCTCACCCTTACTTATGAGCAAGGTAAAAGCCCTATATCGTTTTCCTATATTTACACAGCAGAGGGCATTCAGTTTTATGAGCCTATCCTCGTGGACGGGAAGGAGTATTCTCATTTAATTTTAGATGAAAGTAGCAATACTTTAAAGTCCGAAGACGGGCATATTGTAATAAAACTAAAAGTTGCGCCTATCAACTTTAAGACTCAAGGTTGGGTGTTGGATTTAAGTGAGGAAAGCAACAGGTCTAATGCCTTTGTAGGAGCCATTGATGCAGATGGATTAATTCATAAGATAATATTTGGTGATAAATATGCTTTGCAGAAGTATTATGTTTTAGGAAAGTTAGGGCAAAATGTAGGCTTTCATACTTTTGCCGAAGATATTCAAGGGCCATTTGCTGTCAACGGCTTAAATTTTTCAGCCGATGATAATGATCCAAACTTAATCCATATTGGTAAAGGTGATGCGATTAATTTTGACACTTACCTACGTTATGTCAATAGTGTGCTTAATAAAATTACAAATAACTCGCCATACATTGTGGAGCAAAACGACCCCGCTAAACCAGGAATGGTGAAGCTCACGAGCCAGAAAGACCCCTCTGTCTGGTTCTACATTAGTTCATTATAA
- a CDS encoding DUF4302 domain-containing protein: protein MERKLFKYLFLFLAIFSGCAGFEDDDLFGEPASKRLEQNRLDILSELESSSEGWLLQYFPHPNQIYGGINYFLKFKEGKVVATIEGTQGEVESSYQIISRGGSVITFNQYNELLHKYAVPSGAKPEGDQGDFEFLVLSYENGVYNLKGLRTGNYCRLLKINENVQSLESKIDQVKATSLDGLIFNEETNLKGEISKSTKQISFDTENGVLSQRFIYTENGIRLYDPITINGNVYQEFVWNAKDKLYRPIGETNAGFRVIQAPIDFSKRWSLVIDPQKDNACQEIKDLQNKIQADILTQYPGVFLYYQYDFGTLTGKMYGMRFDVIDANTFTVYGATYNATFKGVIGDENALEFVPNFYYTESQGSYWEYFPSLNEILNKFASNSPYTVTKIDEERRKLVSKENPEFWFVLGPPPVED, encoded by the coding sequence ATGGAGAGAAAATTATTTAAATATCTGTTTCTGTTTCTTGCGATATTCTCTGGATGTGCAGGTTTCGAGGATGATGATTTATTCGGAGAGCCTGCTTCGAAGAGGTTAGAGCAGAATCGTTTAGATATTTTGAGCGAACTAGAATCTTCATCAGAAGGATGGTTGCTCCAGTATTTTCCTCACCCTAATCAGATTTATGGAGGAATCAATTATTTTCTAAAATTTAAAGAAGGAAAGGTAGTTGCGACCATAGAGGGAACGCAGGGTGAAGTAGAGTCCTCATATCAAATAATAAGCCGAGGCGGAAGTGTAATTACATTTAATCAATACAATGAATTGTTGCATAAGTATGCCGTTCCGTCAGGTGCTAAACCCGAGGGAGACCAAGGAGATTTCGAATTCCTAGTATTGTCGTATGAAAATGGAGTCTATAACTTAAAAGGTCTTAGAACGGGCAACTATTGTAGATTATTGAAGATAAATGAGAATGTTCAATCCTTAGAAAGTAAAATCGACCAAGTTAAAGCCACTTCGTTAGATGGTCTTATATTTAATGAAGAAACGAATCTAAAAGGTGAGATTTCTAAGAGTACTAAGCAAATTAGCTTTGATACTGAGAATGGAGTATTAAGCCAGAGATTTATCTATACTGAAAATGGAATAAGATTATATGACCCGATAACAATTAATGGTAATGTTTACCAAGAATTTGTTTGGAATGCCAAAGATAAGCTGTACCGCCCAATAGGCGAAACAAATGCAGGATTCAGAGTAATACAGGCTCCTATTGATTTTTCTAAGAGATGGTCACTAGTTATAGACCCTCAAAAAGATAATGCTTGTCAGGAAATTAAAGACCTGCAAAATAAAATTCAGGCAGATATTTTGACACAATACCCAGGCGTATTCCTGTATTATCAGTATGATTTTGGAACCTTAACGGGGAAGATGTATGGGATGAGATTTGATGTGATAGATGCTAATACTTTTACCGTGTATGGCGCCACTTATAATGCTACTTTCAAAGGCGTAATAGGAGATGAAAATGCACTGGAATTTGTACCCAATTTCTATTACACTGAAAGCCAAGGAAGCTACTGGGAGTATTTTCCATCATTAAATGAAATCCTAAATAAATTTGCTTCAAACTCACCATACACCGTAACTAAAATTGATGAAGAACGAAGAAAATTGGTGAGTAAGGAGAATCCAGAATTCTGGTTTGTACTAGGGCCACCACCAGTGGAAGATTAA
- a CDS encoding substrate import-associated zinc metallohydrolase lipoprotein, with amino-acid sequence MEQLYDRHFRTIYHEFSHILHQTKDFSAEFKKISAKDYVSDSWSDVWRNPRDLDDQNAQKPLSLEAGFISDYSSKDANEDFVELIAHYLTYSPEKWKQTLDKAAGANGDKPGKKILEQKIGIVISYMKKEWQIDLNALRDEIQTRASKIGELEIDQLK; translated from the coding sequence GTGGAACAACTCTATGACAGACATTTCAGAACCATTTACCACGAGTTTTCGCACATTCTGCATCAGACTAAGGATTTCTCAGCAGAGTTTAAGAAAATCTCTGCTAAGGATTATGTATCAGATTCGTGGTCTGATGTGTGGCGAAATCCAAGAGACTTAGACGACCAAAATGCTCAAAAACCTTTGTCGCTAGAAGCAGGATTCATCTCAGATTACTCCTCAAAAGATGCCAACGAGGACTTTGTGGAGCTCATCGCGCACTATTTGACATATTCTCCAGAGAAGTGGAAGCAAACCCTAGACAAAGCGGCTGGTGCAAATGGTGATAAACCAGGGAAAAAAATCTTAGAGCAAAAAATAGGAATCGTTATCAGCTATATGAAAAAGGAATGGCAAATCGACCTTAATGCACTAAGAGATGAAATCCAAACCCGTGCCTCAAAAATCGGAGAATTAGAGATTGACCAATTGAAATAG
- a CDS encoding carboxypeptidase-like regulatory domain-containing protein has product MRSKNLWIFIFSLFLCVNVLAQEKVITGKVADANGFPLSDAYVYVDGTDNGVYTDGEGNYEIPAKVGDKLKFEFIGFDTVTKTITDKSKKVDVKMSSGDKDVKLADVVTTGITTTDKRLFTGASDKLNAEEVKLAGVPDVSRGLEGRSAGVSVQNVSGSFGSAPKIRVRGATSIYGSSKPLWVVDGVILENAVDVDADDLSSGDPKTLISSAVAGLNPDDIESFQILKDGSATSIYGARAMAGVIVITTKKGRAGVSTFSYTGEFTN; this is encoded by the coding sequence ATGAGGAGTAAAAACTTATGGATTTTTATTTTTTCGCTGTTCTTGTGCGTAAATGTATTGGCGCAGGAAAAAGTAATTACAGGAAAAGTAGCAGATGCCAATGGCTTCCCATTGTCAGATGCGTATGTGTATGTAGACGGTACCGATAATGGCGTGTACACCGATGGTGAAGGGAATTATGAAATCCCTGCAAAAGTGGGCGATAAGCTTAAATTTGAATTTATCGGCTTTGATACGGTAACGAAAACGATTACCGATAAATCAAAGAAGGTAGATGTAAAGATGTCCTCGGGTGATAAAGATGTTAAGCTCGCCGATGTCGTTACAACAGGTATCACCACCACAGATAAGCGCTTATTTACCGGAGCCTCAGATAAGCTCAATGCCGAAGAGGTGAAATTGGCAGGGGTGCCAGATGTGAGTAGAGGGCTGGAAGGGCGTTCCGCAGGGGTGTCCGTTCAGAATGTCTCTGGCTCATTTGGTTCGGCGCCTAAGATTAGAGTGCGTGGAGCCACTTCCATTTATGGTAGCTCTAAGCCACTTTGGGTGGTAGATGGGGTGATTTTGGAAAACGCCGTAGATGTAGATGCTGATGACCTATCTTCCGGAGACCCTAAAACATTGATAAGCTCTGCCGTAGCGGGCTTAAACCCAGATGATATTGAGAGCTTTCAGATATTAAAAGATGGTTCCGCAACCTCAATCTACGGAGCGAGAGCGATGGCAGGGGTGATTGTAATCACTACCAAGAAAGGCCGCGCAGGCGTGAGCACATTTAGCTACACCGGAGAGTTTACCAATTGA
- a CDS encoding S46 family peptidase, which translates to MNRIQIKLSLILSLVVGFAFAQKSGGMWIPNELNEKEMKEMGMKISAKDIFNPKAASIKDAVADFNGGCTSEVISPQGLLLTNHHCGYGQIQAHSSVEHDYLKDGFWAKSNAEELPNPGLTATFIVDIKDVTPQIEEALAVKTSAAQLELLKANAINKLESEYPREAWQEVMVMPFYKGNKYYLFVTETFKDVRLVGAPPSSIGKFGSDTDNWVWPRHTGDFSIFRIYADKNNRPAEYSKDNVPYKPKHFLPINIKGIKEGDFTFVFGFPGTTDEYLPASSIEQVVNLLNPAKIKVRENALKIMDKYMKADPKTKIQYAATYASIANYWKKMIGESQGIQKSNAVAHKKAYEKKLQEKIEQKCKRSKNKPCDEYPTLLADLGKLNQEIAEYNLVSDMFSEAIYRNSQLLRMALTANNLLMNADEAYYHKVTDNFKGYYKNFNPQVEEEVALKMWALYHEGVPTSYAPERLAITAQDIENSILFKLGKEGTALLDDQAQFLNELKKDALVKKVGELTQIYYTQASAPRQAIQQKIDEKMKAYMGAQLELMQDEKRFFPDANSTLRVTYGKVQGYEPRDAVEYKPQTYLKGVMEKYVPGDYEFDVSPKLIELFEKKDYGIYGENGKMPVNFIATNHTTGGNSGSPALDAYGNLIGLNFDRVWEGTMSDLYYDPAICRNIMVDMRYVLFVIDKYAGAKRLIKEMKIVK; encoded by the coding sequence ATGAATAGAATCCAGATTAAATTAAGTTTAATACTAAGTCTAGTAGTAGGATTTGCATTTGCCCAAAAAAGTGGCGGAATGTGGATTCCCAACGAGCTGAACGAAAAAGAAATGAAGGAAATGGGAATGAAGATAAGCGCCAAAGATATCTTTAACCCCAAGGCGGCGAGTATCAAAGATGCGGTGGCGGACTTTAATGGGGGGTGTACCTCCGAGGTGATTTCGCCACAAGGGCTATTGCTCACCAATCACCACTGTGGATACGGACAAATCCAAGCGCACTCAAGCGTAGAACACGATTATTTAAAAGATGGATTCTGGGCAAAAAGCAACGCCGAGGAATTGCCCAACCCAGGGCTTACTGCCACTTTTATTGTCGATATCAAAGATGTAACGCCGCAGATTGAGGAGGCGCTAGCCGTGAAAACGAGCGCAGCGCAGTTGGAGCTTTTGAAGGCAAACGCCATCAATAAGCTCGAAAGCGAGTACCCGCGTGAGGCGTGGCAGGAGGTGATGGTGATGCCTTTTTATAAGGGGAATAAGTATTACCTCTTCGTAACGGAGACTTTTAAAGATGTGCGCCTTGTGGGGGCGCCGCCGAGTAGCATCGGGAAATTTGGTAGCGATACGGATAACTGGGTGTGGCCAAGGCATACGGGGGATTTTTCGATTTTTAGAATCTATGCGGATAAGAATAACCGCCCTGCGGAGTATTCCAAGGATAATGTGCCGTACAAGCCTAAGCATTTTTTACCTATAAATATTAAAGGTATAAAGGAGGGCGACTTTACTTTTGTCTTCGGCTTCCCAGGGACTACGGATGAGTACCTGCCTGCCTCGTCCATCGAGCAGGTAGTTAATCTACTAAACCCCGCTAAAATCAAAGTGCGCGAGAATGCCTTGAAGATTATGGATAAGTATATGAAAGCCGACCCTAAAACGAAAATCCAATACGCCGCAACCTATGCCAGCATTGCCAATTATTGGAAAAAAATGATAGGCGAGTCCCAAGGGATTCAAAAATCAAATGCCGTGGCGCATAAAAAGGCTTACGAAAAGAAATTGCAAGAGAAGATTGAACAAAAATGTAAACGAAGCAAGAATAAACCTTGCGATGAATACCCTACTCTGCTCGCCGATTTGGGCAAATTAAATCAAGAAATAGCGGAGTATAATCTGGTATCGGATATGTTTTCGGAGGCCATTTATAGAAACTCGCAGCTCCTGAGAATGGCACTCACGGCTAATAATCTTTTAATGAATGCAGATGAGGCGTATTACCATAAAGTAACGGATAATTTTAAAGGCTATTATAAAAACTTTAATCCGCAAGTGGAGGAGGAGGTAGCCCTAAAAATGTGGGCGCTCTACCACGAGGGCGTGCCTACAAGCTATGCGCCAGAGCGCCTTGCCATCACAGCACAGGATATTGAAAACTCTATTCTATTCAAGCTCGGCAAAGAGGGAACCGCCCTGCTAGATGACCAAGCTCAATTCCTAAACGAATTGAAAAAAGATGCCTTGGTGAAAAAAGTGGGCGAGCTTACGCAGATTTATTACACCCAAGCCTCAGCACCCCGCCAAGCAATTCAGCAAAAAATCGATGAGAAGATGAAGGCCTATATGGGCGCTCAATTGGAGCTGATGCAGGATGAGAAAAGATTCTTCCCAGATGCCAATTCCACCCTACGCGTTACCTATGGCAAAGTGCAGGGCTATGAGCCGCGCGATGCCGTGGAGTACAAGCCGCAGACTTATTTAAAAGGCGTGATGGAAAAATATGTGCCAGGGGATTATGAATTTGATGTTTCTCCAAAGTTGATTGAATTATTTGAGAAAAAAGACTATGGCATCTATGGGGAAAATGGTAAAATGCCAGTGAATTTCATTGCCACCAATCACACCACGGGAGGCAACTCAGGCAGCCCCGCACTAGATGCTTACGGGAATTTAATCGGCCTAAACTTTGACCGCGTTTGGGAGGGCACTATGAGCGATTTGTATTACGACCCCGCTATCTGCCGAAACATTATGGTGGATATGCGCTATGTACTTTTTGTGATTGATAAATATGCAGGAGCTAAGCGCCTCATTAAAGAGATGAAAATTGTGAAATAA